From a single Brassica rapa cultivar Chiifu-401-42 chromosome A01, CAAS_Brap_v3.01, whole genome shotgun sequence genomic region:
- the LOC117133388 gene encoding uncharacterized protein LOC117133388: MAMKRNGKSPASSDSEEKVMFFRDVSLGPHETRLRFRLIHFWEAQNPVKKTLIGLEMLLIDEQGTVIQGFIPPGRIKKYLPDMKRGSVYELMNFYGSKNKPMYRVADHIATVSFAWNSELSVLHDIPIPFDEDRFRMHSYEDFEANCDLKGDLYDVLGHMKLVDGQSITERPVIDETKLATTRHIMIHVQSHEGPVMKLYLWDQAATDFCKKFKSYENTPTVLLVTAVNTKRLGGTLALSSMSPTRVFMDYDVQPTIDYIAWLSSNPEIAKQVSAEVVTKRETMTISDIFSYMTLESAKTAFFECTATIDDVVQGSAWYYIACTGCHSKATKGSNSLICTNPRCVKDTTAGVAQYRAKISVYDSSEQGFFVLLGDAGFQLTGRHASELVSSYFEANKDKGPDHEVPVPDALISIIGQTHKFCVKVTDHNFSGNTRAITVTKILPLETPSPTEDSLGDAIAATSMEAVQTGRDVCEPSKSCGDSADEESKRTFDSGEPEKVKRARCEK; this comes from the exons ATGGCGATGAAACGAAATGGAAAGTCTCCTGCCTCTTCCGACTCTGAGGAAAAAGtgatgttcttcagagatgtCTCTCTAGGTCCCCATGAAACCCGTCTGCGCTTTCGCCTCATCCATTTCTGGGAGGCTCAGAACCCGGTGAAGAAGACCCTTATTGGCCTGGAGATGCTTCTCATCGACGAGCAG GGAACTGTCATTCAAGGATTCATCCCACCTGGACGTATCAAGAAGTACTTGCCTGATATGAAGCGAGGTTCAGTTTACGAACTCATGAACTTTTACGGCTCGAAGAACAAACCGATGTATCGGGTTGCTGATCATATCGCAACCGTGTCCTTCGCATGGAACTCTGAGTTGTCGGTTCTTCACGACATTCCAATCCCTTTTGATGAAGACCGTTTTAGGATGCATTCGTATGAGGATTTTGAGGCCAACTGTGATCTGAAAGGTGATCTGTACG ATGTTCTTGGCCACATGAAGCTGGTCGATGGACAGAGTATTACGGAGCGTCCCGTTATTGATGAAACGAAGCTTGCTACAACTCGGCACATTATGATTCATGTGCAATCACATGA AGGACCTGTCATGAAGCTCTACCTCTGGGACCAGGCAGCAACAGATTTCTGCAAGAAGTTTAAGTCCTATGAAAACACCCCCACAGTTCTTTTGGTCACAGCCGTTAATACTAAACGGCTCGGAG GTACCCTGGCACTGAGTTCTATGTCTCCCACACGGGTTTTCATGGACTATGATGTCCAACCAACAATTGATTACATAGCCTG GCTCTCCTCGAACCCAGAGATTGCTAAGCAGGTTAGTGCAGAGGTGGTCACTAAGCGGGAGACGATGACTATATCTGACATATTCTCTTACATGACTCTGGAATCTGCAAAG ACTGCCTTCTTTGAGTGCACTGCTACTATTGATGATGTGGTTCAAGGATCTGCTTGGTACTATATTGCATGCACTGGGTGTCACAGTAAGGCTACGAAAGGCTCAAACTCATTGATCTGCACTAACCCAAGATGTGTGAAGGATACCACAGCTGGAGTTGCACA GTACCGTGCAAAGATTTCGGTTTATGACAGCAGTGAACAAGGTTTTTTTGTCCTGCTCGGTGATGCTGGTTTCCAGTTGACTGGGAGGCACGCATCTGAGTTGGTCAGCAGCTACTTTGAG GCCAATAAAGACAAAGGCCCTGACCATGAAGTGCCTGTCCCGGATGCTCTGATCAGCATTATCGGACAGACCCATAAGTTTTGTGTGAAAGTTACAGACCACAACTTCTCTGGCAATACCCGAGCTATCACTGTCACCAAGATCCTCCCTCTAGAGACACCATCACCCACAGAAGACTCTCTTGGAGACGCCATTGCTGCAACGTCCATGGAAGCAGTGCAGACTGGAAGGGACGTGTGTGAGCCTTCAAAAAGCTGTGGAGATTCTGCAGATGAAGAGAGTAAGAGAACGTTTGACAGTGGTGAACCAGAGAAAGTCAAACGGGCAAGATGTGAGAAATGA